The following are from one region of the Cytobacillus firmus genome:
- the rpsL gene encoding 30S ribosomal protein S12 yields the protein MPTINQLVRKPRQTKSEKSNSPALNKGYNSFKKAQTNVASPQKRGVCTRVGTMTPKKPNSALRKYARVRLTNGIEVNAYIPGIGHNLQEHSVVLIRGGRVKDLPGVRYHIVRGALDTAGVNNRMQGRSKYGAKRPKAAKK from the coding sequence ATGCCTACTATTAATCAATTAGTGCGCAAGCCTCGTCAAACTAAGTCTGAGAAGTCAAACTCACCTGCTCTTAACAAAGGCTACAACAGCTTCAAGAAAGCTCAAACAAACGTAGCTTCACCTCAAAAGCGTGGTGTTTGTACTCGTGTTGGTACAATGACTCCAAAGAAACCGAACTCTGCATTACGTAAATATGCTCGTGTTCGTTTAACAAATGGTATCGAGGTTAATGCTTACATCCCTGGTATCGGGCACAACCTTCAAGAGCACAGTGTTGTTCTTATCCGTGGAGGACGTGTAAAAGACTTACCGGGTGTGCGTTATCACATCGTGCGCGGCGCTTTAGATACTGCTGGTGTTAACAACCGTATGCAAGGCCGTTCTAAATACGGTGCTAAGCGTCCAAAAGCAGCTAAAAAATAA
- a CDS encoding 50S ribosomal protein L7ae-like protein yields the protein MSYDKVLQAKSIIVGTKQTVKALKLGTIDEVVVASDADPRVTAKVVSTATEMDVPIVYVDSMKKLGKACGIEVGAATVAISI from the coding sequence ATGTCTTATGATAAAGTATTGCAGGCAAAAAGTATTATTGTAGGAACAAAGCAAACAGTCAAAGCTCTTAAACTGGGAACAATCGATGAAGTCGTAGTCGCCAGTGATGCTGATCCTAGGGTTACAGCAAAAGTGGTTAGTACAGCGACTGAAATGGACGTTCCGATTGTATATGTCGATTCGATGAAAAAACTCGGAAAGGCATGTGGAATCGAAGTTGGGGCAGCAACTGTTGCCATATCTATTTAA
- the fusA gene encoding elongation factor G: MAREFSLENTRNIGIMAHIDAGKTTTTERVLYYTGRIHKIGETHEGASQMDWMEQEQERGITITSAATTAQWKGHRVNIIDTPGHVDFTVEVERSLRVLDGAVAVLDAQSGVEPQTETVWRQATTYGVPRVVFVNKMDKIGADFLYSLKTLHDRLQANAAAIQLPIGAEDQFEGIIDLIEMKATFYGNDLGTDIEDRDIPAEYMDQAEEYREKLIEAVAELDEELMEKYLGGEEITNEELKAAIRKGTVNVEFYPVICGSAFKNKGVQKMLDAVIDYLPSPLDVPSIKGTLPDTEEEVTRPSSDDAPFSALAFKVMTDPYVGKLTFFRVYSGTLNSGSYVQNSTKGKRERVGRILQMHANSREEISVVHSGDIAAAVGLKDTTTGDTLCDEKNLVILESMEFPEPVISLSIEPKSKADQDKMTTALQKLQEEDPTFRAHTDQETGQVIIAGMGELHLDILVDRMRREFKVEANVGAPQVAYRETFRGSAKVEGKFARQSGGRGQFGHVWIEFSPNEEGKGFEFENGIVGGVVPREYIPAVQAGLEDSLDRGVLAGFPLVDIKARLFDGSYHDVDSSEMAFKIAASMALKNAASKCNPVILEPVMKVEVVIPEEYMGDIMGDVTSRRGRVEGMEARGNAQVVRAMVPLSEMFGYATSLRSNTQGRGTFSMHFDHYEEVPKSISEEIIKKNKGE, encoded by the coding sequence ATGGCTAGAGAGTTCTCCTTAGAAAATACTCGTAATATCGGTATCATGGCTCACATCGATGCCGGTAAAACAACAACTACTGAGCGTGTACTTTACTACACAGGCCGTATCCACAAAATCGGTGAAACACACGAAGGTGCTTCACAGATGGACTGGATGGAGCAGGAGCAAGAGCGTGGAATCACAATCACTTCTGCTGCGACAACTGCACAGTGGAAAGGTCACCGCGTTAACATCATTGACACTCCTGGACACGTAGACTTCACAGTTGAAGTTGAACGTTCACTTCGTGTTCTTGATGGTGCAGTAGCTGTACTTGACGCGCAGTCAGGTGTTGAGCCGCAAACTGAAACAGTTTGGCGTCAGGCTACTACTTACGGAGTACCACGTGTGGTATTCGTAAACAAAATGGATAAAATCGGTGCAGACTTCTTGTACTCATTGAAGACTCTTCATGATCGTCTTCAAGCGAATGCAGCTGCAATTCAATTACCGATTGGTGCTGAAGATCAGTTCGAAGGCATCATCGACTTAATTGAAATGAAAGCTACATTCTACGGAAACGACTTGGGTACTGATATCGAAGACCGTGATATTCCAGCTGAATACATGGATCAAGCAGAAGAATACCGTGAAAAGCTAATTGAAGCGGTAGCTGAACTTGATGAAGAATTAATGGAGAAATACCTTGGCGGTGAAGAAATCACTAACGAAGAGCTTAAAGCTGCTATTCGTAAAGGTACAGTAAACGTTGAATTCTACCCAGTTATCTGTGGTTCTGCGTTCAAAAACAAAGGTGTTCAAAAAATGCTTGATGCAGTAATCGACTACCTTCCATCTCCTCTTGATGTACCTTCTATTAAAGGTACACTACCGGATACAGAAGAAGAGGTTACTCGTCCATCAAGCGATGATGCACCATTCTCAGCACTTGCATTTAAAGTTATGACCGACCCTTACGTTGGTAAACTTACATTCTTCCGTGTGTATTCCGGTACATTAAACTCTGGTTCATATGTACAGAACTCTACTAAAGGAAAGCGTGAGCGTGTAGGACGTATCCTGCAAATGCATGCGAATTCCCGTGAAGAGATCTCAGTAGTACACTCTGGTGATATCGCAGCTGCTGTAGGTCTTAAAGACACTACTACAGGGGATACTCTATGTGATGAAAAGAATCTTGTTATTCTTGAGTCTATGGAATTCCCAGAGCCGGTTATCTCATTATCTATCGAGCCTAAATCAAAGGCTGACCAAGATAAGATGACAACTGCTCTTCAAAAACTTCAAGAAGAAGATCCTACATTCCGCGCTCATACTGACCAGGAAACTGGACAGGTTATCATCGCGGGTATGGGTGAGCTTCACCTTGATATCCTTGTTGACCGTATGAGACGTGAATTTAAAGTGGAAGCTAACGTAGGTGCTCCTCAGGTTGCATACCGTGAAACTTTCCGTGGTTCAGCTAAGGTTGAAGGTAAATTTGCACGTCAATCCGGTGGACGCGGACAGTTCGGTCACGTTTGGATCGAATTCAGTCCTAATGAAGAAGGTAAAGGCTTCGAATTCGAAAACGGAATCGTTGGTGGTGTCGTTCCTCGTGAATACATCCCAGCTGTTCAAGCGGGTCTTGAAGATTCGCTGGATAGAGGAGTACTTGCCGGATTCCCACTGGTAGACATCAAAGCCCGTTTATTTGACGGTTCTTACCATGATGTTGACTCCTCTGAAATGGCGTTTAAGATTGCTGCATCTATGGCACTTAAAAACGCTGCGTCAAAATGTAATCCTGTAATTCTTGAGCCGGTTATGAAGGTTGAAGTCGTAATCCCTGAAGAATACATGGGAGACATCATGGGTGATGTAACATCACGCCGTGGACGCGTTGAAGGTATGGAAGCTCGCGGTAACGCGCAAGTAGTTCGTGCGATGGTTCCACTATCAGAAATGTTTGGATATGCAACTTCATTGCGTTCTAATACGCAGGGCCGCGGTACATTCTCAATGCACTTCGACCACTATGAAGAAGTACCAAAATCAATTTCTGAAGAAATCATCAAAAAAAATAAAGGTGAATAA
- the rpsG gene encoding 30S ribosomal protein S7, with protein MPRKGPVAKRDVLPDPIYNSKLVSRLINKMMTDGKRGKSQAILYSAFDIISERTGKEPMEVFDQALKNIMPVLEVKARRVGGANYQVPVEVRPDRRTTLGLRWLVNYARLRGEKTMEERLANEILDAANNTGASVKKREDTHKMAEANKAFAHYRW; from the coding sequence ATGCCACGTAAAGGTCCTGTAGCAAAAAGAGACGTATTGCCGGATCCGATTTACAACTCAAAACTAGTTAGCCGTCTGATCAACAAAATGATGACTGATGGTAAGAGAGGTAAATCTCAAGCAATTCTTTACTCTGCGTTCGATATCATCAGCGAGCGCACTGGCAAAGAACCAATGGAAGTTTTCGATCAGGCGCTTAAAAACATCATGCCTGTACTTGAAGTTAAAGCACGCCGTGTAGGTGGTGCAAACTACCAAGTACCAGTTGAGGTGCGTCCTGACCGCCGTACTACTCTTGGTCTTCGCTGGTTAGTAAACTATGCGCGTCTTCGCGGTGAAAAGACTATGGAAGAGCGTTTAGCTAACGAAATCCTTGATGCAGCTAACAACACTGGTGCATCTGTTAAGAAACGTGAAGATACACACAAAATGGCAGAAGCAAACAAAGCGTTTGCTCACTACCGCTGGTAA